In the genome of bacterium, one region contains:
- a CDS encoding electron transfer flavoprotein subunit beta, which yields MSELQIVVCGGIVPDPLQTLAPQMGPTGPALKNEMMLPAVLDPWAWHSLNEAANLAKKNPGSKVTLVSLGPKAKLQQVMMTMAQKVPFELVALDGPASGFTESAEVAALLAEAIEGIPGLDKSKLLVFGGWESASRGAGTTMQVVGEILGIADQFLAVDQIDVQADGSFKVYERVEGGKHQVSVCAGAPAVLGWATGNLPEPPNNPQIGMMNMRTIMPSLQKAKPTQVKSEGLKFASVEQPQQRRDTKIVKDMPADQIAAEIVEWIRK from the coding sequence ATGAGCGAACTCCAGATCGTTGTCTGCGGCGGGATCGTTCCCGATCCGTTGCAGACGCTGGCGCCGCAGATGGGACCAACCGGTCCGGCGCTGAAGAATGAAATGATGCTGCCCGCGGTCCTTGATCCGTGGGCGTGGCACTCACTGAACGAAGCTGCCAACCTCGCTAAGAAGAACCCCGGCAGCAAAGTCACCCTCGTTAGCCTCGGGCCAAAGGCCAAGCTGCAGCAGGTCATGATGACCATGGCGCAGAAGGTGCCGTTTGAACTCGTTGCGCTCGACGGCCCCGCCAGCGGCTTCACGGAGTCGGCCGAAGTGGCTGCGCTTCTCGCCGAAGCGATCGAAGGCATTCCCGGCCTCGACAAGAGCAAACTGCTTGTCTTCGGCGGTTGGGAGTCGGCCAGCCGCGGCGCCGGCACGACCATGCAGGTCGTCGGCGAGATCCTCGGTATCGCCGACCAGTTCCTGGCCGTCGACCAGATCGACGTGCAGGCCGATGGGTCCTTCAAGGTCTACGAACGCGTTGAAGGCGGAAAGCACCAGGTCAGCGTCTGCGCCGGTGCCCCGGCGGTTCTTGGTTGGGCCACGGGCAACCTCCCCGAGCCTCCGAACAACCCGCAGATCGGCATGATGAACATGCGCACGATCATGCCGTCGCTGCAGAAGGCCAAGCCGACCCAGGTGAAGTCCGAAGGACTGAAGTTCGCCAGCGTCGAGCAGCCGCAGCAGCGTCGCGACACGAAGATCGTGAAGGACATGCCGGCCGATCAGATCGCCGCCGAAATCGTGGAATGGATCCGCAAGTAA